The proteins below are encoded in one region of Sulfolobus sp. A20:
- a CDS encoding class I SAM-dependent methyltransferase, which yields MEDRKISPFLLSLPIRKIFDNVNEVLKYIKSGMTVLDHGCGPGFYTIPIARKVGDKGFVYAVDSDEKQIKVLQRKLERLNINNVKTIVSRDLSQIPSNTIDFLLSKDVLCCTVLHKELAEEIKRVLKPNGLAFITIRKGFGSDPRNITSKELFSLFPDSLIKRDGVFTALVLYMKRTD from the coding sequence ATGGAAGATAGAAAAATTAGCCCATTCTTATTATCCCTACCGATAAGGAAAATATTTGATAACGTTAATGAGGTATTAAAATACATTAAGAGTGGGATGACCGTTCTAGATCATGGATGTGGCCCTGGATTTTACACTATTCCTATCGCTAGAAAAGTTGGAGATAAAGGATTCGTTTATGCTGTTGACTCTGATGAAAAGCAGATAAAGGTGTTGCAGAGAAAATTAGAAAGGTTAAATATCAATAATGTGAAGACAATAGTTTCTAGGGATTTATCGCAGATACCATCTAACACTATTGATTTTTTGTTATCAAAGGACGTTTTATGTTGCACAGTTCTACATAAAGAGTTAGCAGAGGAAATAAAAAGGGTTCTTAAACCTAACGGCTTAGCCTTTATTACCATAAGAAAGGGCTTTGGTTCTGATCCTAGAAATATTACATCAAAAGAATTATTCTCCTTATTTCCAGACAGTTTAATTAAAAGGGATGGAGTGTTTACGGCACTAGTATTATATATGAAAAGAACTGACTAA